The DNA segment CTTTTATAAAGAAGTGGTAGAGCAGAATCCCGATCTCTCAGAGGTTGTAGTAAAACTAACACGTGATCATGACCTATTGCGAATTATTGCAACAGATATCAAACAAATGCTCAATGATGCTGGCCTCACTCTTGAAGTAGTGCAGCAATTCCACGCTCTTCTAGTGATTAATGCTATACATAGTCGAGATGAGGAACGGCTTTTACTCGGGGAACCAACGATATGACAAAACTTCATGGAGAAAAATTCGATATGATTGGACGCAATAGCCCCTGCTCTTGTCAAAGCGGAAAAAAACACAAAAATTGTTGCGGTAAAAACGAAGGCGCCGATCGGCTGAACGATGAACTTGATCAAGCAATGCAAAAAGTGTTGCAAGATTTCTTTGAAAATAATCCGCGTCCTTCCGAACAAAAGGCATTACTCGCTTGGAAAGACAAAAACGAGGATCTTCTTGTACCGCTTTACGGCAAAGAAAAATCAGGCAGTATTATCGGTGATGTCTATTTCTTCCTTGAACGTGTAGATATTTGGAATTCATTTATCAATAGAAAAATTCTTAAAGAAGAACGTCACCAGATTCGAAAAATTCTTGAAGGATGGGTAAATCCCGTTTTTCTAGTGGGGAAAATTCTTTCTGTGACTAATTATCAAGCACAAATACAAGATTTGTTATCGGAAAACGTACTTTATATAGATGTTAATGAATCGTTTCCAGTTGAATCTGGAAATGTAGCTATCGGCTTTTACTTACCGGATATACGCCACTCGGATCGATTGATGGTACTAAATAGTGTGACTGTGGCTGTAGAAGTACAAGAAGAAACCATTCAGAAATTAAGAGATATGTACGGTTCTTCAGAAATTGATACGGTACAAGGATTTTACAGAGAAAACATCATTACGTTATATCAACTTTTTAGCAATGGCCTGAGCGCTAGTAACAATGTATCAAGTGAAGTACTTGAAACGGTGAATGCACTCGAGCAATTTTTGATTGAGGAAGATTTGAAGAGTGACGATTTAATTGAAGGTTTCTTTCATTATCTCGAACTCCAGCCTAACGTGCCAAAAGCGGCAATTGCAGGTGCCGTTCAGTTTGGGATCGACTATAAACTTCTTGAATTTGAATGGAGTAAAGAGAAAATCGTTGATTACTTTGCAGTGGATTCAACTGAAATCAATCTGTTTGCAGAAAATCTACGTGCGTTTTACAGTGAAGCATCAACCCATGAAGATGAAAAAGAAGCAACCTATGCTTTTGAAGTGGGAACTGATCCGAAAACAAATGAATATCAGAACTGGCAGCTACTTATGCATCTGAAAAATTTAACGATTACAAGTGATACTGTGTTGAAACGCCATATGGATTATTACCATGGTGAACCATATGTGCCCAAATCTAAAACTGAAAAAGCACAGCTCCTTGCATATGAGGCATATGCAAATAAAGAGGATAGCGAGCGAGCTGAAAAAGCACAAGGAGTACACCAGCTCAATTCCCGAATTGTGGATGAGTATTTACTAGCTGCTGATGCTGAATCTAACAACAATGATCGTGAGAAATTATTAAAACAAGCAATTGCTAGCGGGAAAGTAGATTTCGAACCAGAAATGGATGTAGCTTGGCTTTATGTTCCGAACCGTCCCTATTTACGTGCCCTTTTTCTACTCGGCATTCATTATTGGAAACAAGGTCGTTTTGAAGAAGCTTTTAATGAATTTTACAGGTTGCTACAACTGAATCCTGGTGATCATCAAGGTGTACGTTATTTGGCGATGTCCACGTTAATAGCACTTGA comes from the Paenisporosarcina antarctica genome and includes:
- a CDS encoding hemerythrin domain-containing protein; this translates as MSGPSLRQKHAHHAIHQGGLSGAITKTDEMEELLAAKEFEVARQAADHLLEYWETRILSHADAEEEDFYKEVVEQNPDLSEVVVKLTRDHDLLRIIATDIKQMLNDAGLTLEVVQQFHALLVINAIHSRDEERLLLGEPTI
- a CDS encoding tetratricopeptide repeat protein; the protein is MTKLHGEKFDMIGRNSPCSCQSGKKHKNCCGKNEGADRLNDELDQAMQKVLQDFFENNPRPSEQKALLAWKDKNEDLLVPLYGKEKSGSIIGDVYFFLERVDIWNSFINRKILKEERHQIRKILEGWVNPVFLVGKILSVTNYQAQIQDLLSENVLYIDVNESFPVESGNVAIGFYLPDIRHSDRLMVLNSVTVAVEVQEETIQKLRDMYGSSEIDTVQGFYRENIITLYQLFSNGLSASNNVSSEVLETVNALEQFLIEEDLKSDDLIEGFFHYLELQPNVPKAAIAGAVQFGIDYKLLEFEWSKEKIVDYFAVDSTEINLFAENLRAFYSEASTHEDEKEATYAFEVGTDPKTNEYQNWQLLMHLKNLTITSDTVLKRHMDYYHGEPYVPKSKTEKAQLLAYEAYANKEDSERAEKAQGVHQLNSRIVDEYLLAADAESNNNDREKLLKQAIASGKVDFEPEMDVAWLYVPNRPYLRALFLLGIHYWKQGRFEEAFNEFYRLLQLNPGDHQGVRYLAMSTLIALERLDEAVSIINHYEDQQTDNAFYAWFKWLIQLKKTNLLSTVTQVAFLEAVDKNPYVKKHVEKRPKAIPYPKSIILSPRSPEEARLIWTFLEPGF